From a region of the Candidatus Blochmanniella camponoti genome:
- the mepM gene encoding murein DD-endopeptidase MepM — protein MYKHYFVMVFVFLLMIVIIMVCEVFISCTLNKNKKNSSKAPLIRNHEFHQFEIMKNGKFFNSVMVRSNVLKKHWYFNKSSREINMYNYTVSQNETLSEILIKYSNNGIDASEITLLLQQYPVLRQIKMGQILSWIIITKKKLQCLVWDIFPQEIRVYNRMDTSFTEGIIRFLNQLNDGLSSSILFIGKLSGTFIDSARSLGIEENCIMDITNALQYQLDFHKLHQGDRFSALISIMMNDDHSIKSKLLGARLCTAGKDYYVFRANNGKLYDCEAMRLGGNFIRFPTLKPFRVSSNFNLNRLNPVTGQVSPHSGVDFAVPIGTPVVSVGDGEVIVSAYSKIAGNYVAIRHNCHCTTRYMHLKKLLVKPGQRVKLGDNIALSGNTGRSTGPHLHFEIWINHRPVNPLTTTLLNVEKLLGHERTIYLNQVKEILPQLRFD, from the coding sequence ATGTATAAGCATTATTTTGTAATGGTATTTGTGTTTTTGTTAATGATTGTGATTATAATGGTTTGCGAAGTTTTTATTTCATGCACGTTGAATAAAAATAAAAAAAATTCTAGCAAAGCACCTCTTATTAGGAACCATGAGTTTCATCAATTTGAAATTATGAAAAATGGAAAATTTTTCAATAGTGTGATGGTTCGTTCTAATGTTTTGAAGAAACATTGGTATTTTAATAAATCATCAAGAGAAATAAACATGTATAACTATACAGTATCTCAGAATGAGACACTGAGTGAGATTTTAATAAAATATAGTAACAATGGTATCGATGCTTCTGAAATTACTCTTTTACTACAACAGTATCCAGTATTAAGACAGATAAAAATGGGGCAAATACTTTCTTGGATAATAATTACAAAAAAAAAATTACAATGTTTAGTTTGGGATATTTTTCCGCAGGAAATTCGTGTCTACAATCGTATGGATACTAGTTTTACAGAAGGAATTATTAGATTTTTAAATCAATTAAATGATGGGTTGTCTTCTTCAATTTTATTTATAGGTAAATTAAGTGGAACATTTATTGATAGCGCTCGTTCTTTAGGTATAGAGGAAAATTGTATTATGGATATAACTAATGCATTACAATATCAATTAGATTTTCACAAACTACATCAGGGAGATAGATTTTCTGCGTTAATATCAATAATGATGAATGATGATCATAGTATTAAAAGTAAATTACTTGGAGCGAGATTGTGTACTGCTGGTAAAGACTACTATGTATTTCGTGCAAATAACGGTAAATTGTATGATTGTGAAGCTATGAGATTAGGGGGTAATTTTATACGATTTCCTACATTAAAACCATTTCGTGTGTCTTCTAATTTTAATTTAAATAGATTAAATCCTGTGACTGGTCAAGTATCTCCCCATTCTGGAGTTGATTTTGCCGTTCCAATAGGTACTCCTGTTGTATCTGTAGGAGATGGAGAAGTTATCGTCAGTGCATATAGTAAAATTGCTGGTAATTATGTGGCAATTAGGCACAATTGTCATTGTACAACTCGATATATGCATTTAAAAAAGTTATTAGTTAAACCTGGACAAAGAGTTAAATTAGGTGACAACATAGCGCTATCTGGAAATACAGGTCGATCGACAGGGCCTCATTTACATTTTGAAATATGGATCAATCATCGCCCCGTAAACCCATTGACTACTACATTATTAAATGTTGAGAAGTTATTGGGACATGAACGTACGATATATTTAAATCAAGTAAAAGAAATTCTTCCTCAACTACGTTTTGATTAG
- the aspS gene encoding aspartate--tRNA ligase, which translates to MRTAYCGQLNLSHVGLEVTLCGWINKYRNFGGLIFIDLRDREGCIQVCFDVDQNKEVCISATKLKQEFCIQLIGMVRARPKNQINSNISTGAIEVVAKKFSILNISDPLPLDISKNNIEENRLKYRYLDLRRSIMFYRIKTRSRIMSIVHRFMELEGFLNIETPMLTKVTPEGSRDYIVPSRLHTGKNYALPQSPQIFKQLLMISGFDRYYQITKCFRDEDSRADRQPEFTQIDIETSFMTTQKIRELMEIFIRIIWREILNVELGVFSQFTYSEVMQRFGSDAPDLRNPIEMLDVSYLFKSTQNRLSFIRENNTDVQAIAMKVPNGRQLTQRKIDEYIYCATKQCGLKELMWGKVQFSDNDITKKEVQGSVTNFIDNLTLDIILNKTNIKSNDILFVGFNDNKNQSITKMLSSLRLKLGNDLCLIKKDSWAPLWIIDFPMFKKNSHGEYVSMHHMFTSPKNCDVQMLKKDPLLVTSEAYDMVINGCEIGSGSARIHSFDIQQAVFNILGITKNDQKKKFGYFMDALKYGAPPHAGLAFGLDRIAMLLTGSKSIREVIAFPKTTALVDIMADAPD; encoded by the coding sequence ATGCGTACTGCATATTGCGGTCAATTGAATTTATCCCATGTAGGTTTAGAAGTTACATTATGCGGTTGGATTAATAAATATCGTAATTTTGGTGGGTTAATTTTTATTGATTTGCGTGATAGAGAAGGATGTATACAGGTTTGTTTTGATGTGGATCAAAACAAAGAAGTGTGTATATCTGCTACTAAACTGAAACAAGAATTTTGTATACAGTTAATAGGTATGGTGCGTGCACGCCCTAAAAATCAAATTAATAGCAATATATCTACCGGTGCTATTGAAGTAGTAGCGAAAAAATTTTCTATTCTTAATATTTCTGATCCATTACCATTGGATATCAGTAAAAATAATATTGAAGAAAATAGATTAAAATATCGTTATCTTGACTTAAGACGTTCTATTATGTTTTATCGAATAAAAACTCGATCGCGTATTATGTCAATTGTTCATCGTTTTATGGAATTAGAGGGATTTTTGAATATTGAAACACCGATGTTAACAAAAGTGACTCCAGAAGGTTCTCGTGATTATATTGTTCCTAGTAGATTACACACGGGTAAAAATTATGCTTTACCTCAATCACCTCAAATATTTAAACAATTGTTAATGATTTCTGGTTTTGACAGATATTATCAAATTACTAAATGTTTTCGGGACGAAGATTCACGTGCAGATCGTCAGCCAGAGTTTACTCAAATAGATATTGAAACTTCTTTTATGACAACCCAAAAAATACGAGAACTTATGGAAATTTTTATTCGTATTATTTGGCGTGAAATTTTAAACGTAGAACTGGGAGTATTTTCGCAGTTTACATATTCTGAAGTAATGCAACGTTTTGGGTCTGATGCTCCAGATTTGAGAAATCCAATAGAAATGCTTGATGTATCATATTTATTTAAGTCAACACAGAATAGGTTGTCATTTATTAGAGAAAATAATACTGATGTGCAGGCAATAGCTATGAAGGTACCTAATGGTAGGCAACTGACACAAAGAAAGATCGATGAGTATATTTATTGTGCTACTAAACAATGCGGTTTGAAGGAATTAATGTGGGGTAAGGTTCAATTTAGTGATAATGATATTACTAAAAAAGAGGTTCAAGGATCAGTCACTAATTTTATAGATAATTTAACTTTAGATATTATTTTAAATAAAACCAATATTAAAAGTAATGATATTTTGTTTGTTGGGTTTAATGATAATAAAAACCAATCTATCACAAAAATGTTAAGTTCTTTAAGATTAAAATTAGGTAATGATCTTTGTTTAATTAAGAAAGATTCTTGGGCTCCGCTATGGATAATAGATTTTCCGATGTTTAAAAAGAATAGTCATGGAGAATATGTATCTATGCATCATATGTTTACTTCTCCAAAAAATTGTGATGTTCAAATGTTAAAGAAAGATCCGTTATTAGTAACTTCAGAAGCTTATGATATGGTGATTAATGGTTGCGAGATTGGTAGTGGATCAGCGCGTATCCATTCATTTGATATACAACAAGCGGTATTTAACATTTTAGGTATTACTAAAAATGATCAGAAAAAAAAATTTGGGTATTTCATGGATGCATTAAAATATGGAGCGCCTCCACATGCTGGTTTAGCATTTGGATTGGATCGGATAGCTATGTTACTAACTGGTTCTAAGAGTATTCGGGAGGTGATTGCGTTTCCTAAAACTACGGCATTAGTGGATATAATGGCTGATGCGCCTGATTAA